In Dehalobacter sp., a single window of DNA contains:
- a CDS encoding type II toxin-antitoxin system RelE/ParE family toxin — protein sequence MDYKLYWSAEAIDNLEEILDYLTAKWTEKEVIKFKYKLNKQLDLITKNPLIFPKSTFNPSLRKAVLSPQTTIFYKISDNRIDLAYLFVNKKDISKIK from the coding sequence ATGGACTATAAGTTATATTGGTCGGCAGAAGCCATAGATAACCTTGAAGAAATTCTTGATTACCTAACTGCAAAATGGACAGAAAAAGAGGTAATTAAATTCAAATACAAACTGAATAAGCAACTGGATCTCATAACAAAGAATCCTTTGATATTTCCAAAGTCAACATTCAATCCATCGTTAAGAAAAGCTGTTTTAAGCCCTCAAACGACAATATTCTATAAGATTTCCGATAATAGAATAGATCTTGCTTACCTGTTTGTTAATAAGAAAGATATCTCAAAAATCAAATAA